From the Micromonospora sediminicola genome, one window contains:
- a CDS encoding D-alanine--D-alanine ligase family protein, whose translation MADSPAAPTPVTGPTSDELRVLVLAGGLSYERDVSLRSGRRVLDALRAVGVEADLRDADVALLPALTADPPDAVVIALHGATGEDGSLRGVLDLCDVPYVGCDARSSRLAWDKPSAKAVLREAGIPTPDWVALPHDRFSELGAVAVLDRIVDRLGLPLMVKPAQGGSGLGAAVVREAASLPAAMVGCFAYDQTALVERYVPGMDVAVSVLDLGEGPRALPPVEIVPRNGVYDYAARYTAGRTTWHAPARLDAATTAQVTEVALAAHTALGLRDLSRVDLIVDAEGRPHVLEVNVSPGMTETSLLPLAIQAAGLDFGRVLGTLVSRAARRR comes from the coding sequence ATGGCCGACAGCCCTGCCGCACCGACTCCCGTGACCGGACCCACCTCCGACGAGCTGCGCGTGCTGGTGCTCGCCGGCGGACTCTCCTACGAACGGGACGTCTCGTTGCGGTCGGGCCGCCGGGTGCTCGACGCGCTGCGCGCGGTCGGCGTGGAGGCGGACCTCCGGGACGCCGACGTCGCGCTGCTCCCCGCCCTGACCGCCGACCCGCCGGACGCGGTGGTGATCGCCCTGCACGGCGCGACCGGCGAGGACGGCTCGCTGCGCGGCGTCCTCGACCTCTGCGACGTGCCCTACGTCGGCTGCGACGCCCGCTCCTCCCGGCTCGCCTGGGACAAGCCGTCGGCCAAGGCGGTGCTGCGCGAGGCGGGCATCCCCACCCCCGACTGGGTGGCCCTGCCGCACGACCGTTTCTCCGAGCTGGGTGCGGTGGCGGTGCTGGACCGGATCGTCGACCGCCTCGGGCTGCCGCTGATGGTCAAGCCGGCGCAGGGCGGGTCGGGCCTGGGCGCCGCCGTGGTCCGGGAGGCCGCGTCGCTGCCGGCCGCGATGGTCGGCTGCTTCGCCTACGACCAGACGGCGCTGGTGGAGCGCTACGTGCCCGGGATGGACGTCGCGGTCTCCGTGCTCGACCTGGGCGAGGGGCCGCGAGCCCTGCCGCCGGTGGAGATCGTGCCGCGCAACGGCGTCTACGACTACGCCGCCCGCTACACGGCGGGACGCACCACGTGGCACGCCCCCGCCCGACTCGACGCCGCGACCACCGCGCAGGTGACCGAGGTGGCGCTCGCCGCACACACCGCCCTCGGCCTGCGGGACCTGTCCCGGGTCGACCTGATCGTCGACGCGGAGGGCCGGCCGCACGTGCTGGAGGTCAACGTGTCGCCGGGCATGACCGAGACCTCGCTGCTGCCGCTCGCCATCCAGGCGGCCGGGCTCGACTTCGGCCGGGTGCTCGGCACGCTGGTGAGCCGGGCCGCCCGCCGCCGCTGA
- a CDS encoding aminotransferase-like domain-containing protein — protein sequence MTGTTLDDYTDRYARRVRGMTASEIRALFAVASRPEVVSLAGGAPYIAALPLDAVGEMLGRLGAEHGATTLQYGIGQGTPELRERICEVMSLSGIDASCGASPEDVVVTVGGQQALDLVARLFLDPGDVVLAEGPTYVGALGVFQAAQAQVAHVPMDDEGLIPEALEVAIADLARAGRRVKFLYTIPTYQNPTGVTLSEERRERVLDICERAGLLVVEDDPYGQLGFSGEAPAPLRARRRDGVFYLSTFSKTFAPGLRVGWILAPHAVRDKLVIASEAQILCPSGYAQAAVSTYLGTMPWRQQLKVYREVYRERRDALLDAMADLMPEGTTWTTPGGGLFVWATLPEGLDSKAMMPRAVAARVAYVPGTGFYADGTGAGNMRLNFSFPPPERIREGVRRLAGVMEQEIAMRKVFGAVGGAGPRRRQGGSDAPGPDLA from the coding sequence ATGACCGGCACGACGCTCGACGACTACACCGACCGGTACGCCCGGCGCGTCCGGGGGATGACCGCGTCGGAGATCCGGGCACTCTTCGCGGTCGCCAGCCGCCCGGAGGTCGTCTCGCTCGCCGGTGGGGCTCCCTACATCGCGGCGCTGCCGCTGGACGCGGTCGGCGAGATGCTCGGCCGGCTCGGCGCGGAGCACGGCGCCACCACCCTCCAGTACGGCATCGGCCAGGGCACCCCGGAGCTGCGTGAGCGGATCTGCGAGGTGATGTCCCTGTCCGGGATCGACGCGTCGTGCGGCGCCTCCCCGGAGGACGTGGTGGTGACCGTCGGCGGTCAGCAGGCGCTCGACCTGGTGGCCCGCCTCTTCCTGGACCCGGGTGACGTGGTGCTCGCCGAGGGCCCGACGTACGTCGGCGCGCTCGGGGTGTTCCAGGCCGCCCAGGCTCAGGTGGCCCACGTGCCGATGGACGACGAGGGGCTCATCCCGGAGGCGTTGGAGGTGGCGATCGCCGACCTGGCCCGGGCCGGCCGGCGGGTGAAGTTCCTCTACACCATCCCGACCTACCAGAACCCGACCGGCGTGACGTTGAGCGAGGAGCGGCGGGAGCGGGTGCTCGACATCTGTGAGCGCGCGGGGCTGCTCGTGGTGGAGGACGACCCGTACGGTCAGCTCGGTTTCTCCGGTGAGGCGCCCGCGCCGCTGCGGGCCCGGCGGCGCGACGGCGTCTTCTACCTGAGCACGTTCTCCAAGACCTTCGCGCCCGGTCTGCGGGTGGGCTGGATCCTCGCCCCGCACGCGGTCCGCGACAAGCTGGTCATCGCCAGCGAGGCGCAGATCCTCTGTCCCAGCGGCTACGCGCAGGCGGCCGTCTCGACCTACCTGGGCACGATGCCGTGGCGGCAGCAGCTCAAGGTCTACCGGGAGGTCTACCGCGAGCGCCGGGACGCGCTGCTCGACGCGATGGCCGACCTGATGCCGGAGGGCACCACCTGGACCACGCCGGGTGGCGGCCTGTTCGTCTGGGCGACCCTGCCCGAGGGCCTCGACTCCAAGGCGATGATGCCGCGCGCCGTGGCCGCCCGGGTCGCGTACGTGCCGGGAACCGGTTTCTACGCGGACGGCACGGGCGCCGGGAACATGCGGCTCAACTTCTCCTTCCCGCCGCCGGAGCGGATCCGGGAGGGCGTCCGCCGGCTGGCCGGCGTGATGGAGCAGGAGATCGCGATGCGGAAGGTCTTCGGTGCGGTCGGCGGCGCCGGTCCGCGCCGACGCCAGGGCGGCTCGGACGCGCCCGGCCCCGACTTGGCATGA
- a CDS encoding GNAT family N-acetyltransferase produces the protein MSRRLVSLTLDTLEDLPRSCRRCVYWELDPVSAERACAAGDPGLEKEAWVSQTLLEWGSCGKLVYVDGMPAGFVMYAPPAYVPRSMAFPTSPVSADAALLMTAHVVPAFADGGLGRMLVQGVARDLTKRGIKAIEAFGDAKFGDDADSPTRACLAPVDFFLSVGFKTVRPHPRYPRLRLELRTALSWKSDVEYALEKLLGSMSPETLLRPVRPAPATRSTS, from the coding sequence ATGTCGCGACGTCTGGTCAGCCTGACCCTGGACACCCTGGAGGACCTTCCCCGATCCTGCCGGCGGTGCGTCTACTGGGAGCTGGATCCGGTTTCCGCCGAGCGGGCCTGCGCGGCCGGCGACCCGGGCCTGGAGAAGGAGGCGTGGGTCTCCCAGACACTGCTGGAGTGGGGCTCCTGCGGCAAGCTGGTCTACGTCGACGGCATGCCGGCCGGTTTCGTCATGTACGCCCCACCGGCGTACGTCCCGCGCTCGATGGCCTTTCCCACCTCGCCGGTCTCGGCGGACGCGGCGCTGTTGATGACGGCGCACGTGGTGCCCGCCTTCGCCGACGGCGGCCTGGGCCGGATGCTCGTCCAGGGCGTGGCCCGCGACCTGACCAAGCGCGGCATCAAGGCGATCGAGGCGTTCGGTGACGCCAAGTTCGGCGACGACGCGGACAGCCCGACCCGGGCGTGCCTCGCGCCGGTCGACTTCTTCCTCTCGGTGGGCTTCAAGACCGTCCGCCCGCACCCGCGCTACCCGCGGCTGCGGCTGGAACTGCGCACGGCGCTGAGCTGGAAGTCCGACGTCGAGTACGCGTTGGAGAAGCTGCTCGGCTCGATGAGCCCGGAGACGCTGCTGCGCCCGGTGCGGCCGGCGCCGGCCACCCGCTCGACGAGCTGA
- a CDS encoding N-acetylmuramoyl-L-alanine amidase yields the protein MRPIRPGDRGPAVAEIRTVLAGLELLPADGPGHDDYDTATERAVRAFQQSRGLSVDGRVGAETWRALDAARWRFGARALYHAVPEPLTGEDVRSLQERLLEMGYDVGRADAIYGIRTSRAVAQFQREMGLKPDGSCGPHTVNALRRLGRKVVGGRPQWLRESDAIRQAGPTLVGRTVVIDPGHGGTDPGVVVPDGTLRWTEADLVHDLASRLEGRLAAAGVRVQLTRGPSPAACLPDADRAQLANSLGADVFISLHVDGHANPEADGVATYHYGTDNGVTSATGERLAGLVQREIVARTGLRDCRTHAKAWELLRLTRMPAVRVEVGYLTSPDDLGRLVDPRFRDRVVEAIVAGVQRMYLPIERDVPTGSIDVSELRAIVAAGTVVD from the coding sequence GTGCGTCCGATCCGACCCGGTGACCGGGGACCCGCGGTGGCCGAGATCCGCACCGTCCTCGCCGGCCTGGAACTTCTCCCGGCCGACGGCCCGGGCCACGACGACTACGACACCGCGACGGAACGCGCCGTCCGTGCCTTCCAGCAGTCCCGGGGCCTCAGCGTCGACGGGAGGGTCGGCGCGGAGACCTGGCGGGCGCTGGACGCGGCGCGCTGGCGGTTCGGCGCCCGCGCCCTCTACCACGCCGTGCCCGAGCCGCTCACCGGCGAGGACGTCCGGTCCCTCCAGGAACGTCTGCTGGAGATGGGGTACGACGTCGGCCGGGCCGACGCCATCTACGGCATCCGCACCTCCCGGGCGGTGGCCCAGTTCCAGCGCGAGATGGGGCTCAAGCCGGACGGCTCCTGCGGTCCGCACACCGTCAACGCGCTGCGCCGCCTCGGCCGCAAGGTCGTCGGCGGGCGGCCGCAGTGGCTGCGCGAGTCCGACGCCATCCGCCAGGCCGGCCCGACCCTGGTCGGCCGGACCGTGGTGATCGACCCGGGTCACGGCGGCACCGACCCCGGCGTGGTGGTGCCGGACGGCACGCTGCGCTGGACCGAGGCGGACCTGGTGCACGACCTGGCCAGCCGACTGGAGGGACGGCTCGCCGCCGCCGGCGTACGGGTGCAGCTGACCCGCGGTCCGTCACCGGCGGCCTGCCTGCCCGACGCGGACCGGGCCCAGCTGGCCAACTCGCTCGGCGCCGACGTGTTCATCTCGCTGCACGTCGACGGGCACGCCAACCCGGAGGCCGACGGCGTCGCGACCTACCACTACGGCACCGACAACGGCGTCACCTCGGCCACCGGGGAACGCCTGGCCGGGCTGGTGCAACGGGAGATCGTGGCCCGCACCGGGCTGCGCGACTGCCGCACCCACGCGAAGGCGTGGGAGCTGCTGCGCCTCACCCGGATGCCGGCGGTCCGCGTCGAGGTGGGCTACCTGACCTCACCGGACGACCTGGGCCGGCTGGTCGACCCCCGGTTCCGGGACCGGGTCGTCGAGGCGATCGTGGCCGGGGTGCAGCGGATGTACCTGCCGATCGAGCGGGACGTGCCGACCGGCTCGATCGACGTGAGCGAGCTGCGGGCGATCGTGGCCGCCGGCACCGTGGTCGACTGA
- the trxA gene encoding thioredoxin: MGATKAVTDASFASDVLKSDKPVLVDFWAEWCGPCRKVSPLLEEIAGEMADQVTIVKLNIDENPETARTYRVMSVPTLTIFKNGEPVQSIAGAKPKGELVRLIESAL; this comes from the coding sequence GTGGGAGCCACCAAGGCGGTCACGGACGCGAGCTTCGCGAGCGACGTGCTGAAGTCCGACAAGCCGGTTCTGGTCGACTTCTGGGCGGAGTGGTGCGGTCCGTGCCGCAAGGTCTCGCCGCTGCTGGAGGAGATCGCGGGCGAGATGGCTGACCAGGTCACCATCGTCAAGCTCAACATCGACGAGAACCCCGAGACGGCGCGCACCTACCGGGTGATGTCCGTGCCGACGCTGACCATCTTCAAGAACGGCGAGCCGGTCCAGTCGATCGCCGGGGCCAAGCCCAAGGGCGAGCTGGTCCGACTCATCGAGTCGGCGCTCTGA
- the trxB gene encoding thioredoxin-disulfide reductase, with the protein MDEVRNLIIIGSGPAGYTAAVYAARANLKPLVIEGVQSGGALMTTTEVENFPGFADGILGPELMDNMRKQAERFGAEFLTDDVTRVELKDTGEIGSDAVSTVWVGETAYRARAVILSTGSAWRPLGVPGEQEYLGHGVSSCATCDGFFFRNQHIVVVGGGDSAMEEASFLTRFAESVTILHRRDSFRASKIMAERALGNEKIKVEWNTTVEEILGEDGKVSGVRVRNVHTGESKVLDVTGVFVAIGHDPRSELFRGQVEMDDEGYVKVQAPSTRTNVPGVFAAGDLVDHTYRQAITAAGTGCAAALDAERFIATLQG; encoded by the coding sequence GTGGACGAGGTCCGCAACCTGATCATCATCGGCTCCGGGCCGGCCGGTTACACCGCGGCGGTCTACGCCGCGCGTGCCAACCTCAAGCCGCTGGTGATCGAGGGCGTGCAGTCCGGTGGCGCGCTGATGACCACCACCGAGGTGGAGAACTTCCCCGGCTTCGCGGACGGCATCCTCGGCCCCGAGCTGATGGACAACATGCGTAAGCAGGCCGAGCGGTTCGGTGCCGAGTTCCTCACCGACGACGTGACCCGGGTCGAGCTGAAGGACACCGGCGAGATCGGCTCCGACGCGGTGAGCACCGTCTGGGTGGGCGAGACCGCCTACCGGGCCCGGGCCGTCATCCTCTCCACCGGCTCCGCGTGGCGTCCGCTGGGCGTGCCGGGCGAGCAGGAATACCTGGGCCACGGTGTGTCGTCCTGTGCCACCTGTGACGGCTTCTTCTTCCGCAACCAGCACATCGTGGTGGTCGGCGGCGGCGACTCGGCCATGGAGGAGGCGAGCTTCCTCACCCGCTTCGCCGAGTCGGTGACGATCCTGCACCGCCGCGACTCGTTCCGCGCCAGCAAGATCATGGCCGAGCGGGCGCTGGGCAACGAGAAGATCAAGGTCGAGTGGAACACCACCGTCGAGGAGATCCTCGGCGAGGACGGCAAGGTCAGCGGCGTCCGGGTGCGCAACGTGCACACCGGCGAGAGCAAGGTGCTCGACGTCACCGGCGTCTTCGTGGCGATCGGTCACGACCCGCGCAGCGAGCTGTTCCGCGGCCAGGTCGAGATGGACGACGAGGGTTACGTGAAGGTCCAGGCGCCGAGCACCCGCACGAACGTGCCGGGCGTGTTCGCCGCCGGCGACCTGGTCGACCACACCTACCGGCAGGCCATCACGGCCGCCGGCACCGGGTGCGCCGCCGCGCTGGACGCCGAGCGCTTCATCGCCACCCTGCAGGGCTGA
- the sigM gene encoding RNA polymerase sigma factor SigM, whose amino-acid sequence MAGSGGGEPGRSDLELLRAHVAGDRDAFTELFHRHRDRLWAVALRTIGDREDAADALQDAMLSAHRAAARFRGDSAVTTWLHRIVVNACLDRMRRRQTHATVPLPDGVHTDGEPGRHTGGVEPAAPARDHETALVVRQALAALPAEQRAALVLVDVQGYPVAEVARMLDVAEGTVKSRCARGRARLAVLLGHLRTGSDDAVDVPRVTAGNRRPSEGVGSSSGASRHSVSQEEP is encoded by the coding sequence ATGGCGGGCTCCGGCGGCGGCGAGCCGGGCAGATCCGACCTGGAGCTGCTCCGGGCCCATGTCGCGGGCGACCGGGACGCCTTCACCGAGCTGTTCCACCGCCACCGCGACCGGCTCTGGGCGGTGGCCCTGCGGACCATCGGCGACCGCGAGGACGCGGCCGACGCGCTCCAGGACGCCATGCTGTCGGCCCACCGCGCCGCGGCCCGCTTCCGGGGCGACTCGGCGGTCACCACCTGGCTGCACCGGATCGTGGTGAACGCCTGCCTGGACCGGATGCGTCGACGTCAGACCCACGCCACCGTCCCGCTGCCCGACGGGGTGCACACCGACGGCGAACCGGGCCGGCACACCGGCGGGGTCGAGCCGGCCGCGCCCGCCCGGGACCACGAGACCGCGCTGGTGGTCCGGCAGGCGCTCGCGGCGCTGCCGGCGGAGCAGCGGGCCGCGCTGGTCCTGGTGGACGTGCAGGGCTACCCGGTGGCCGAGGTGGCCCGGATGCTCGACGTCGCCGAGGGGACGGTGAAGAGCCGCTGCGCCCGGGGCCGGGCCCGACTCGCCGTGCTTCTCGGGCACCTGCGCACCGGCTCGGACGACGCCGTGGACGTGCCCCGGGTCACGGCGGGGAACCGCCGGCCGTCCGAGGGCGTCGGATCCTCGTCGGGAGCGTCCCGGCACTCGGTCAGCCAGGAGGAGCCGTGA
- a CDS encoding protein kinase family protein, whose translation MPSNTGPSIDTITEGGRVTQVGEGQEAEETSPAVVTFGAPSVGELLAERYELVEHINNDSAGRLVWRGVDVILRRPVAVVLRYPGGDSATEMLQAAVAASRVIHPNLVGVYDAIDEDDRAYVVREWVDGQSLREIVAADGPMDPTRATAIGNAVASALAAVHATGMVHGNLHPGTVMISDDGRVVLADARTDGADSQESDLRAVGGVLYFALTGHWPHGEAPLHGATAGHGRAALPDAVRDASGAIAAPRQVRAGVPAYLDDLTMDLLDPEIAPPSSDVLAAELSRLDIPADEQFLEQAGPLRFTADPGEEPSPLAAAGGRRVAMGIAGLLAVALIGLLIGVNALGGGDDGDKEPVAQPSSSAPAGGGSSEAAAPVRKLTIQDVRVIDPDSGDRAEVRDAEKVMDGNDDEGWETQTYRNNGKFGGLKKGMGIWIDLGAPHTVKSLQASLSSTGASAELRAGTNGEFPSTSKGDKDLVAAYPTVIGQPFEDHDGTTMTFNGFDPSQKYQYLLFWVTELPKKDDGSGWKLGVQEITVQGS comes from the coding sequence ATGCCCAGCAACACGGGTCCATCGATCGACACGATCACCGAGGGAGGACGGGTGACCCAGGTCGGCGAGGGTCAGGAAGCGGAGGAAACCTCTCCTGCGGTCGTGACCTTCGGTGCTCCCTCGGTCGGTGAGCTCCTCGCCGAGCGCTACGAGCTGGTCGAGCACATCAACAACGACAGCGCGGGCCGGCTGGTCTGGCGCGGGGTCGACGTCATCCTGCGCCGTCCCGTCGCGGTGGTCCTCCGCTACCCGGGTGGCGACTCCGCCACCGAGATGCTCCAGGCCGCGGTCGCGGCGAGCCGGGTCATCCACCCCAACCTGGTCGGCGTCTATGACGCGATCGACGAGGACGACCGGGCGTACGTGGTCCGCGAGTGGGTGGACGGGCAGTCGCTGCGCGAGATCGTCGCCGCCGACGGCCCGATGGACCCGACCCGGGCCACCGCGATCGGCAACGCCGTCGCCAGCGCCCTCGCCGCCGTCCACGCCACCGGCATGGTGCACGGCAACCTCCACCCCGGCACCGTGATGATCAGCGACGACGGCCGGGTGGTCCTGGCCGACGCGCGCACCGACGGGGCGGACAGCCAGGAGAGCGATCTGCGGGCCGTCGGCGGGGTGCTCTACTTCGCCCTCACCGGGCACTGGCCGCACGGCGAGGCCCCGCTGCACGGCGCCACGGCCGGGCACGGCCGGGCCGCCCTGCCGGACGCCGTCCGGGACGCCAGCGGCGCCATCGCCGCGCCCCGGCAGGTACGCGCCGGCGTGCCGGCCTACCTCGACGACCTCACCATGGACCTGCTCGACCCGGAGATCGCCCCGCCCTCGTCGGACGTGCTGGCGGCCGAGCTGAGCCGGCTGGACATCCCGGCCGACGAGCAGTTCCTGGAGCAGGCCGGCCCGCTGCGCTTCACCGCCGACCCCGGCGAGGAGCCGTCGCCGCTGGCCGCCGCCGGCGGACGCCGGGTGGCCATGGGCATCGCCGGCCTCCTGGCGGTCGCCCTGATCGGGCTGCTCATCGGCGTCAACGCCCTCGGTGGCGGGGACGACGGCGACAAGGAGCCGGTGGCCCAGCCGTCCAGCAGCGCGCCCGCCGGCGGAGGCAGCAGCGAGGCCGCCGCACCGGTCCGCAAGCTCACCATCCAGGACGTCCGGGTGATCGACCCGGACAGCGGGGACCGCGCCGAGGTGCGCGACGCCGAGAAGGTCATGGACGGCAACGACGACGAGGGCTGGGAGACCCAGACCTACCGGAACAACGGCAAGTTCGGTGGCCTCAAGAAGGGCATGGGAATCTGGATCGACCTCGGTGCTCCGCACACGGTCAAGTCGCTCCAGGCCAGCCTGTCGTCCACCGGCGCGTCGGCCGAGCTGCGCGCCGGCACCAACGGTGAGTTCCCGTCCACCTCCAAGGGCGACAAGGACCTCGTCGCGGCGTACCCGACCGTGATCGGGCAGCCGTTCGAGGACCACGACGGCACCACGATGACGTTCAACGGCTTCGACCCGAGCCAGAAGTACCAGTACCTCCTCTTCTGGGTCACCGAGCTGCCGAAGAAGGACGACGGCAGCGGGTGGAAGCTCGGGGTCCAGGAGATCACGGTCCAGGGCTCGTGA